One region of Caldimonas thermodepolymerans genomic DNA includes:
- the rplV gene encoding 50S ribosomal protein L22 → METRASLRGVRLSVDKGRLVADLIRGKKVDQALNILAFTQKKAAVIIKKVLESAIANAEHNDGADIDELKVKTIYVEQGTTLKRFTARAKGRGNRISKPTCHIYVTVGN, encoded by the coding sequence ATGGAAACCCGTGCAAGTCTTCGCGGCGTGCGCCTGTCGGTCGACAAGGGTCGGCTGGTGGCCGACCTGATCCGCGGCAAGAAGGTGGACCAGGCACTCAACATCCTGGCGTTCACGCAGAAGAAAGCTGCCGTGATCATCAAGAAGGTGCTGGAGTCCGCCATCGCCAATGCCGAGCACAACGACGGCGCCGACATCGACGAACTGAAGGTCAAGACCATCTACGTGGAGCAGGGCACCACGCTGAAGCGCTTCACCGCGCGCGCCAAGGGCCGCGGCAACCGCATCAGCAAGCCCACCTGCCACATCTACGTGACCGTCGGCAACTGA
- the rpsG gene encoding 30S ribosomal protein S7 yields MPRRREVPKREVLPDPKYGNVDLSKFMNVIMESGKKAVAERIIYGALDQVEKKSGKDPLEVFMTALNNVKPLVEVKSRRVGGANYQVPVEVRPVRRVALAMRWLKEAARKRGEKSMAQRLANELLEAAEGRGGAMKKRDEVHRMAEANKAFSHFRF; encoded by the coding sequence ATGCCTCGTCGTCGCGAAGTACCGAAGCGAGAAGTCCTGCCGGATCCCAAGTACGGCAACGTCGATCTGTCCAAGTTCATGAACGTGATCATGGAGTCCGGCAAGAAGGCCGTGGCCGAGCGCATCATCTATGGCGCGCTGGATCAGGTCGAGAAGAAGTCCGGGAAGGATCCGCTGGAAGTCTTCATGACCGCCCTGAACAACGTGAAGCCGCTGGTCGAAGTGAAGTCCCGCCGCGTGGGTGGTGCGAACTACCAAGTTCCCGTGGAAGTTCGTCCCGTCCGCCGCGTGGCGCTGGCCATGCGCTGGCTGAAGGAGGCGGCTCGCAAGCGCGGTGAGAAGTCCATGGCCCAGCGCCTGGCCAACGAGCTGCTCGAGGCGGCCGAGGGTCGTGGCGGCGCCATGAAGAAGCGCGACGAAGTGCACCGCATGGCCGAGGCCAACAAGGCCTTCTCCCACTTCCGCTTCTGA
- the rplD gene encoding 50S ribosomal protein L4 — MQLELLNEQGQPAAKVEAPDTVFGRDYNEALVHQIVVAYQANARQGTRAQKDRATVKHSTKKPWRQKGTGRARAGMTSSPLWRGGGRIFPNSPNENFTQKVNKKMYRAGMAAIFSQLAREGRLAVVDSLKVESPKTKLLAQKFKAMGLDSVLVIADEVDENLYLASRNLANVLVVEPRYADPLSLVHYKKVLVTKAAIEQLKEMLA, encoded by the coding sequence ATGCAACTCGAGCTCCTGAACGAACAGGGCCAGCCCGCCGCCAAGGTTGAGGCGCCCGACACCGTGTTCGGCCGTGACTACAACGAAGCGCTGGTGCACCAGATCGTGGTGGCCTACCAGGCCAACGCGCGCCAGGGCACCCGTGCCCAGAAGGACCGCGCCACCGTCAAGCACTCCACCAAGAAGCCGTGGCGCCAGAAGGGCACCGGCCGCGCTCGCGCCGGCATGACCTCGTCGCCGCTGTGGCGTGGGGGCGGTCGCATCTTCCCGAACAGCCCGAACGAGAACTTCACCCAGAAGGTCAACAAGAAGATGTACCGTGCCGGTATGGCCGCCATCTTCTCGCAGCTGGCCCGCGAAGGCCGCCTGGCCGTGGTGGACTCCCTGAAGGTCGAGTCGCCCAAGACCAAGCTGCTGGCCCAGAAGTTCAAGGCCATGGGCCTGGATTCCGTGCTGGTGATTGCCGACGAGGTCGACGAGAACCTGTACCTGGCTTCCCGCAACCTGGCCAACGTGCTCGTCGTCGAGCCGCGCTACGCCGATCCGCTGTCGCTCGTGCACTACAAGAAGGTGCTCGTGACGAAGGCTGCGATCGAGCAGCTCAAGGAGATGCTGGCATGA
- the fusA gene encoding elongation factor G yields the protein MSRKTPIERYRNIGISAHIDAGKTTTTERILFYTGVSHKLGEVHDGAATMDWMEQEQERGITITSAATTCFWKGMDLSYPEHRFNIIDTPGHVDFTIEVERSMRVLDGACMVYCAVGGVQPQSETVWRQANKYKVPRLAFVNKMDRTGANFFKVYDQMKTRLKANPVPIVLPIGAEDNFKGVVDLLKMKAIIWDDASQGMKFEYHDIPADMVEDAKKWRENMVEAAAEASEELMNKYLETGELTEEEIKKGLRMRTIATEIQPMLCGTAFKNKGVQRMLDAVIDFLPSPVDIPPVAGTDENDNEVTRKADDNEKFSALAFKLMTDPYVGQLTFVRVYSGVLKSGDTVYNPIKGKKERIGRILQMHANQREEIKEILAGDIAACVGLKDVTTGETLCDPDAVITLEKMEFPEPVIRQAVEPKTKADQEKMGVALSRLASEDPSFRVYTDEESGQTIIAGMGELHLEIIVDRMKREFGVDANVGKPQVAYRETIRKTAMDVEGKFVRQSGGKGQYGHVVFTVEPNEPGKGFEFVDAIKGGVVPREYIPAVQKGVEETLPNGVLAGYPVVDVKVTLTFGSYHEVDSSEQAFKMAASIAFKEACKRANPVILEPMMAVEVETPEEYAGNVMGDLSSRRGMVQGMDDLPGGGKTIRAEVPLSEMFGYATALRSMSQGRATYTMEFKHYAEAPKNVADAIITARNSK from the coding sequence ATGTCCCGCAAGACCCCGATTGAGCGTTACCGCAACATTGGTATTTCCGCTCACATCGATGCCGGTAAGACGACCACCACCGAGCGCATCCTGTTCTACACCGGTGTGAGCCACAAGCTTGGCGAAGTGCACGACGGTGCCGCCACGATGGACTGGATGGAGCAGGAGCAGGAGCGGGGCATCACCATCACCTCCGCTGCGACCACCTGCTTCTGGAAGGGCATGGACCTGTCCTATCCGGAGCACCGCTTCAACATCATCGACACCCCGGGGCACGTGGACTTCACCATCGAGGTGGAGCGCTCGATGCGCGTGCTCGACGGTGCCTGCATGGTGTACTGCGCCGTGGGTGGCGTGCAGCCCCAGTCCGAGACCGTCTGGCGCCAGGCCAACAAGTACAAGGTGCCCCGCCTGGCGTTCGTCAACAAGATGGACCGCACCGGCGCGAACTTCTTCAAGGTCTACGATCAGATGAAGACGCGCCTGAAGGCCAACCCCGTGCCCATCGTGCTGCCGATCGGTGCCGAGGACAACTTCAAGGGCGTGGTCGACCTGCTCAAGATGAAGGCCATCATCTGGGACGACGCGTCCCAGGGGATGAAGTTCGAGTACCACGACATCCCGGCCGACATGGTCGAGGACGCCAAGAAGTGGCGCGAGAACATGGTCGAGGCCGCCGCCGAGGCGTCCGAGGAACTGATGAACAAGTACCTCGAGACCGGCGAGCTGACCGAGGAAGAGATCAAGAAGGGTCTGCGCATGCGGACCATCGCGACCGAGATCCAGCCGATGCTGTGCGGCACCGCCTTCAAGAACAAGGGCGTGCAGCGCATGCTGGACGCGGTGATCGACTTCCTGCCCTCGCCGGTGGACATCCCTCCGGTGGCCGGTACCGACGAGAACGACAACGAAGTCACCCGCAAGGCGGACGACAACGAGAAGTTCTCCGCGCTGGCATTCAAGCTGATGACCGACCCGTACGTCGGCCAGCTGACCTTCGTGCGCGTGTACTCCGGCGTGCTGAAGTCCGGCGACACCGTCTACAACCCGATCAAGGGCAAGAAGGAGCGCATCGGCCGTATCCTGCAGATGCACGCCAACCAGCGTGAGGAAATCAAGGAGATCCTGGCCGGCGACATCGCTGCCTGCGTGGGCCTGAAGGACGTGACCACCGGCGAGACGCTGTGCGACCCCGATGCGGTCATCACGCTCGAGAAGATGGAGTTCCCCGAGCCGGTGATCCGCCAGGCCGTCGAGCCCAAGACCAAGGCTGACCAGGAGAAGATGGGCGTGGCCCTGTCGCGCCTGGCCTCGGAAGACCCCTCGTTCCGCGTCTACACCGACGAGGAATCGGGCCAGACCATCATCGCCGGCATGGGCGAGCTGCACCTGGAGATCATCGTCGACCGCATGAAGCGCGAGTTCGGCGTGGACGCCAACGTCGGCAAGCCGCAGGTGGCCTACCGCGAAACCATTCGCAAGACCGCCATGGACGTCGAAGGCAAGTTCGTGCGCCAGTCGGGCGGCAAGGGCCAGTACGGCCACGTCGTGTTCACGGTCGAGCCGAACGAGCCGGGCAAGGGCTTCGAGTTCGTCGACGCGATCAAGGGTGGCGTGGTGCCGCGCGAGTACATCCCGGCGGTCCAGAAGGGTGTGGAAGAAACCCTGCCGAACGGCGTGCTGGCCGGCTACCCGGTGGTCGACGTCAAGGTCACGCTGACCTTCGGTTCGTACCACGAAGTGGACTCGTCCGAACAGGCGTTCAAGATGGCGGCCTCGATCGCCTTCAAGGAAGCCTGCAAGCGTGCCAACCCGGTGATCCTCGAGCCGATGATGGCCGTTGAAGTGGAGACGCCGGAAGAGTACGCTGGCAACGTGATGGGCGACCTGTCGTCCCGTCGCGGCATGGTGCAGGGCATGGACGACCTGCCCGGCGGCGGCAAGACGATCCGCGCCGAGGTGCCGCTGTCCGAGATGTTCGGCTACGCCACCGCGCTGCGTTCGATGTCCCAAGGCCGTGCGACGTACACGATGGAGTTCAAGCACTACGCCGAGGCTCCGAAGAACGTCGCCGACGCGATCATCACCGCGCGCAACAGCAAGTAA
- the rpsL gene encoding 30S ribosomal protein S12, with amino-acid sequence MPTINQLVRHGRKAEVTKSKSPAMENCPQRRGVCTRVYTTTPKKPNSALRKVAKVRLTNGFEVISYIGGEGHNLQEHSVVLVRGGRVKDLPGVRYHIVRGSLDLQGVKDRKQARSKYGAKRPKKA; translated from the coding sequence ATGCCAACCATCAACCAGCTCGTGCGCCATGGTCGCAAGGCCGAGGTCACGAAGTCCAAGTCGCCGGCAATGGAGAATTGCCCGCAGCGCCGCGGCGTGTGCACCCGCGTGTACACGACCACCCCCAAGAAGCCGAACTCCGCCCTGCGTAAGGTCGCCAAGGTGCGCCTGACCAACGGTTTCGAGGTCATCTCGTACATCGGCGGTGAAGGCCACAACCTGCAGGAGCACAGCGTCGTGCTCGTGCGCGGCGGCCGGGTGAAGGACCTGCCGGGCGTGCGCTACCACATCGTCCGCGGTTCGCTGGACCTGCAAGGCGTGAAGGATCGCAAGCAGGCCCGCTCCAAGTACGGTGCGAAGCGGCCCAAGAAGGCCTAA
- the tuf gene encoding elongation factor Tu: protein MAKGKFERTKPHVNVGTIGHVDHGKTTLTAAITTVLSTKFGGEAKGYDQIDAAPEEKARGITINTAHVEYETASRHYAHVDCPGHADYVKNMITGAAQMDGAILVVSAADGPMPQTREHILLARQVGVPYIIVFLNKCDMVDDAELLELVEMEVRELLSKYDFPGDDTPIIKGSAKLALEGDKGELGEQAIMKLAEALDTYIPTPERAVDGTFLMPVEDVFSISGRGTVVTGRVERGVIKVGDEIEIVGLRATQKTTCTGVEMFRKLLDQGQAGDNVGILLRGTKREEVERGQVLAKPGTITPHTHFTAEVYVLSKEEGGRHTPFFNNYRPQFYFRTTDVTGAVELPKDKEMVMPGDNVTITVKLIAPIAMEEGLRFAIREGGRTVGAGVVAKIIE from the coding sequence ATGGCAAAAGGCAAGTTTGAGCGGACCAAGCCGCACGTGAACGTGGGCACGATTGGTCACGTGGACCATGGCAAGACGACGCTGACGGCGGCGATCACGACGGTGCTGTCGACGAAGTTCGGCGGCGAGGCCAAGGGTTACGACCAGATTGACGCGGCGCCGGAGGAGAAGGCGCGCGGCATCACGATCAACACGGCGCACGTGGAGTACGAGACGGCGAGCCGCCACTATGCCCACGTGGACTGCCCGGGGCACGCCGACTACGTGAAGAACATGATCACGGGTGCGGCGCAGATGGACGGTGCGATCCTGGTGGTGTCGGCGGCCGACGGCCCGATGCCGCAAACGCGTGAGCACATCCTGCTGGCGCGTCAGGTCGGTGTGCCGTACATCATCGTGTTCCTGAACAAGTGCGACATGGTGGACGACGCCGAGCTGCTCGAGCTGGTGGAAATGGAAGTGCGCGAGCTGCTGAGCAAGTACGACTTCCCGGGCGACGACACGCCGATCATCAAGGGTTCGGCGAAGCTGGCGCTGGAAGGCGACAAGGGCGAGCTGGGCGAGCAGGCCATCATGAAGCTGGCCGAGGCGCTGGACACGTACATCCCGACGCCCGAGCGCGCGGTGGACGGCACGTTCCTGATGCCGGTGGAAGACGTGTTCTCGATCTCGGGTCGCGGCACGGTGGTGACCGGGCGCGTGGAGCGCGGCGTGATCAAGGTGGGCGACGAAATCGAGATCGTGGGCCTGCGTGCCACGCAGAAGACCACCTGCACGGGCGTGGAGATGTTCCGCAAGCTGCTGGACCAGGGCCAGGCGGGCGACAACGTGGGTATCCTGCTGCGTGGTACCAAGCGCGAGGAAGTCGAGCGCGGCCAGGTGCTGGCCAAGCCGGGCACGATCACGCCGCACACGCACTTCACGGCCGAGGTGTACGTGCTGAGCAAGGAAGAAGGCGGCCGTCACACGCCGTTCTTCAACAACTACCGTCCGCAGTTCTACTTCCGCACGACGGACGTGACCGGCGCGGTGGAGCTGCCCAAGGACAAGGAGATGGTGATGCCGGGCGACAACGTGACCATCACGGTCAAGCTGATCGCGCCGATCGCCATGGAAGAAGGCCTGCGCTTTGCCATCCGTGAAGGCGGCCGCACCGTCGGCGCCGGCGTCGTGGCCAAGATCATCGAGTAA
- the rpsS gene encoding 30S ribosomal protein S19 produces MARSLKKGPFVDHHLMAKVEAAAASKDKKPIKTWSRRSTILPEFIGLTIAVHNGRQHVPVYVTDQMVGHKLGEFALTRTFKGHPADKKAKK; encoded by the coding sequence ATGGCTCGTTCATTGAAAAAAGGTCCTTTCGTGGACCACCACCTCATGGCCAAGGTCGAAGCCGCTGCGGCCAGCAAGGACAAGAAGCCGATCAAGACTTGGTCGCGCCGTTCGACGATCCTGCCCGAGTTCATCGGCCTGACGATTGCCGTGCACAACGGCCGGCAGCACGTGCCCGTGTACGTGACCGACCAGATGGTCGGCCACAAGCTGGGCGAGTTTGCGCTGACCCGCACCTTCAAGGGTCACCCCGCAGACAAGAAAGCCAAGAAGTAA
- the rplC gene encoding 50S ribosomal protein L3, producing the protein MSLSNRLGLLGRKVGMMRIFTDDGDAVPVTVLDVSNNRVTQVKTVETDGYCALQVAFGVRKASRVNKPEAGHYAKAGVEAGEVLKEFRVPAEVAAEYKPGAQLPVTLFSVGQKVDVQGTSIGKGFAGTIKRHNFGSQRASHGNSRSHNVPGSISMAQDPGRVFPGKKMSGHLGDETVSIQNLDIVRIDEARQLLLVKGAVPGAKGGHVVVRPAVKVKAKKGAQ; encoded by the coding sequence ATGAGTCTTAGCAATCGTCTCGGATTGCTGGGCCGCAAGGTGGGCATGATGCGCATCTTCACGGACGACGGCGACGCCGTGCCTGTGACGGTGCTGGACGTGTCGAACAACCGCGTGACCCAGGTCAAGACCGTCGAGACCGACGGCTACTGCGCCCTGCAGGTGGCATTCGGCGTGCGCAAGGCAAGCCGTGTCAACAAGCCGGAAGCTGGCCACTACGCCAAGGCGGGCGTGGAGGCGGGCGAAGTCCTCAAGGAATTCCGCGTGCCGGCCGAAGTGGCCGCCGAGTACAAGCCCGGCGCCCAGCTCCCCGTCACGCTCTTCTCGGTGGGCCAGAAGGTCGACGTGCAGGGCACCTCGATCGGCAAGGGCTTTGCCGGCACCATCAAGCGTCACAACTTCGGCTCGCAGCGCGCCTCCCACGGTAACAGCCGTTCGCACAACGTGCCCGGCTCGATCTCGATGGCGCAGGACCCGGGCCGCGTGTTCCCGGGCAAGAAGATGTCCGGCCACCTGGGTGATGAAACCGTGAGCATTCAGAACCTCGACATCGTCCGCATCGACGAGGCCCGCCAGCTGCTGCTGGTCAAGGGCGCGGTGCCGGGTGCCAAGGGCGGTCATGTCGTCGTCCGTCCCGCCGTCAAGGTCAAGGCCAAGAAAGGAGCCCAGTGA
- the rpsJ gene encoding 30S ribosomal protein S10 produces the protein MQKQKIRIRLKAFDYKLIDQSALEIVDTAKRTGAIVKGPVPLPTRLQRFDILRSPHVNKTSRDQFEIRTHQRLMDIVDPTDKTVDALMKLDLPAGVDVEIKLQ, from the coding sequence ATGCAAAAGCAAAAGATCCGTATCCGTCTCAAGGCGTTCGACTACAAGCTGATCGACCAGTCGGCGCTCGAGATCGTGGATACCGCCAAGCGCACTGGCGCGATCGTCAAGGGTCCCGTGCCGCTGCCGACCCGTCTGCAGCGCTTCGACATCCTGCGTTCGCCGCACGTGAACAAGACCTCGCGCGACCAGTTCGAGATCCGCACGCACCAGCGCCTGATGGACATCGTCGACCCGACCGACAAGACGGTCGACGCGCTGATGAAGCTGGACCTGCCGGCCGGCGTCGACGTCGAGATCAAGCTGCAGTAA
- the rplB gene encoding 50S ribosomal protein L2, protein MAVVKLKPTSPGRRAVVKVVHKHLYKGRPEKSLLEPQKQNAGRNNNGHITTRHKGGGHKHHYRVIDFRRNKDGIPAKVERIEYDPNRTAHIALVCYADGERRYIIAPRGLEVGATVLSGSEAPIKAGNTLPIRNIPVGSTIHCIELLPGKGAQLARSAGASAVLMAREGAYAQVRLRSGEVRRIHIECRATIGEVSNEEHSLRQYGKAGAIRWRGIRPTVRGVAMNPIDHPHGGGEGRTGEAQAPVSPWNTLTKGYRTRNNKRTQAMIVSRRKK, encoded by the coding sequence ATGGCCGTCGTCAAACTCAAGCCCACGTCGCCCGGCCGCCGTGCCGTGGTCAAGGTGGTGCACAAGCACCTGTACAAGGGCCGGCCCGAGAAGTCGCTGCTCGAGCCCCAGAAGCAGAATGCTGGCCGCAACAACAACGGCCACATCACGACCCGTCACAAGGGTGGTGGCCACAAGCATCACTATCGGGTGATCGACTTCCGCCGCAACAAGGACGGCATCCCCGCGAAGGTGGAGCGCATCGAGTACGACCCGAACCGTACCGCGCACATCGCGCTGGTGTGCTACGCCGACGGCGAGCGTCGCTACATCATCGCCCCGCGCGGCCTGGAGGTCGGCGCGACGGTGCTGTCCGGCTCGGAAGCCCCGATCAAGGCCGGCAACACGCTGCCGATCCGCAACATCCCGGTCGGCTCGACCATCCACTGCATCGAGCTGCTGCCGGGCAAGGGTGCCCAGCTGGCCCGTTCGGCCGGCGCGTCCGCCGTGCTGATGGCCCGCGAAGGCGCGTACGCCCAGGTCCGCCTGCGTTCCGGTGAAGTGCGCCGCATCCACATCGAGTGCCGCGCCACGATCGGCGAGGTCTCGAACGAGGAGCACAGCCTGCGCCAGTACGGCAAGGCCGGTGCGATCCGCTGGCGCGGCATCCGCCCGACGGTGCGTGGCGTGGCGATGAACCCGATCGACCACCCGCACGGTGGTGGTGAAGGCCGTACCGGTGAGGCTCAGGCCCCGGTGTCGCCGTGGAACACGCTGACCAAGGGCTACCGCACCCGCAACAACAAGCGCACGCAGGCGATGATCGTCTCGCGCCGCAAGAAGTAA
- a CDS encoding methylglyoxal synthase, producing MTPPRIALIAHDRKKDDMVALAREFRDFLAGCRLCATGTTGSRLQREAGLPVEALMSGPLGGDLQIGARLAEGGVDAVIFLRDPMTPQPHEPDINALVRACDVHDIPCATNLASARLLLRQLQRQG from the coding sequence ATGACGCCGCCTCGCATCGCCCTGATCGCCCATGACCGCAAGAAGGACGACATGGTCGCCTTGGCCCGCGAGTTCCGCGACTTCCTCGCGGGCTGCCGGCTGTGCGCGACCGGCACCACCGGCAGCCGCCTGCAGCGCGAGGCCGGCCTGCCGGTCGAGGCGCTGATGAGCGGGCCCCTGGGCGGCGACCTGCAGATCGGCGCCCGGCTGGCCGAAGGCGGGGTCGACGCGGTGATCTTCCTGCGCGACCCGATGACGCCCCAGCCGCACGAGCCGGACATCAACGCCCTGGTGCGCGCTTGCGACGTGCACGACATCCCCTGCGCCACCAACCTCGCGTCGGCGCGCCTGCTGCTACGCCAGCTCCAGCGGCAGGGCTGA
- a CDS encoding putative toxin-antitoxin system toxin component, PIN family: MNALPSTAPLIVLDTNVLLDWLVFLDPQVRPVVQAVQSGQVTWLATRSMQEEMERALTYQWISARSPDLSAIRQAWAAHARFVDGEAGRAPIRCKDPDDQKFIDLAVAAGARWLLSKDRELLKLARRAARLGVVVQRPQEWQPASALPLELA; the protein is encoded by the coding sequence TTGAACGCCCTGCCGTCCACCGCCCCGCTGATTGTCCTCGACACCAATGTCCTGCTCGACTGGCTGGTGTTTCTCGACCCCCAGGTGCGCCCCGTGGTCCAGGCGGTGCAGTCCGGGCAGGTCACCTGGCTCGCCACCCGCTCCATGCAGGAAGAGATGGAGCGAGCGCTCACATATCAATGGATCTCCGCCCGCTCGCCCGACCTGTCCGCGATTCGGCAGGCCTGGGCGGCACACGCGCGGTTCGTGGACGGCGAGGCCGGGCGCGCGCCGATCCGCTGCAAGGACCCGGACGACCAGAAGTTCATCGACCTGGCGGTGGCCGCCGGCGCCCGCTGGCTGCTGAGCAAGGACCGCGAGCTGCTCAAGCTCGCCCGGCGCGCGGCACGCCTGGGCGTCGTCGTGCAAAGGCCACAGGAGTGGCAGCCGGCGTCAGCCCTGCCGCTGGAGCTGGCGTAG
- the rplW gene encoding 50S ribosomal protein L23 — translation MSAQKFDEGRLMQVLVAPIVSEKATSVAEKHNQVLFKVLRDATKPEIKAAVELMFKVEVESVQVVNQKGKVKRFGRTIGRRDHVKKAYVSLKEGQELNFSGEAA, via the coding sequence ATGAGCGCTCAGAAATTCGATGAAGGTCGCCTGATGCAGGTGCTGGTCGCCCCGATCGTGTCCGAGAAGGCCACGTCGGTCGCCGAGAAGCACAACCAGGTGCTGTTCAAGGTCCTGCGGGACGCCACCAAGCCTGAGATCAAGGCGGCCGTCGAACTGATGTTCAAGGTCGAGGTGGAATCCGTGCAGGTGGTCAACCAGAAGGGCAAGGTCAAGCGCTTTGGCCGCACCATCGGCCGTCGCGATCACGTGAAGAAGGCCTATGTGTCCCTGAAGGAAGGCCAGGAGCTCAACTTCTCCGGGGAGGCTGCGTAA